Proteins from a single region of Streptomyces griseiscabiei:
- a CDS encoding AAA family ATPase: MDRTSDGLLGRERESEQIDGLLSDPGGPRLVVVRGEQGVGRSAFLHATAERLRAHGAAVHAVDCIPGDGERPLLLALRLVMALQERRSGPEDDRMVPQARAAVDRHDQAAMETLLHTAVTRHAPMTILIDDAQHADPGSLAALGRIDAPGARLVMSIVQDRAPGADATTTDTPLLTGEDVPRPGPGGEGPGTSGREGLAWIMDGQADVAGASAVVLLPLGALDTAALVARWLQAKADTDFVRQVRELTRGVPGAVESLLTAWTAQDVIRIADGHAFLGSRAPIPVLPDDDRFVTALDRLGEPAGTVAAALSILGPLGGPALRLTAQCTGLSTDAVHDGARRLTEAGIIDEVPGPDATTVRGWTFRLPLTAHTLRERMSPFRRSRLSATAVKALWGHADAQHAGPTPVLLDGTDALAYRVDRIADARSLVDRERAVAELTATARQMRPGTDDDRVLRWLRAARNLTEHADARDLVLRQYATTAYLACDYPTARTAAESLLRDPGPALSDLDLQETACLVVAVTANQRDWPAMARLATAHWWNALPIPDLARVTGQALALCHLSRWQEAANLLQQTELLWSTSLRARAAPAVFHAMAELALGRPRRYRRALALDDAPQLPPGKVYSLASGMFDDLLAGYDLKAATALLKTAGLTVQMLPPLGQFLHHHLTGSWDQALESARRLLAGRENQSTPVSDSSLLPARTAAILLAQGRPTSALQLVEDMRGPDSSPPQCALHASEADALMVLGDTDRAELTLRSALDSAHAHDQIHGTDELWAQLTEVTARTGNNREAAACLDHLTRISDRTGTDRSRLLHLLASARVLRHEAPDTARRNLHEAVDLARRRGLPFETATTLVTAATTGAAPATLLHEAYELFGQTGATLWRHHTRTALREAGLTVPGRKQATAENDHLLATLLTEQLTTRQIAAVLHLSEDAAAQRLSRLFTRTGKRSRAELVTALLTGTL; this comes from the coding sequence ATGGACCGCACCAGTGACGGTCTGCTCGGCCGCGAGCGTGAGTCGGAGCAGATCGATGGCCTGCTGAGCGACCCCGGCGGCCCGCGTCTCGTGGTCGTGCGAGGCGAACAGGGTGTGGGCCGTAGCGCGTTCCTGCACGCGACCGCAGAACGGCTGCGGGCACACGGGGCCGCCGTGCACGCTGTGGACTGCATTCCGGGCGACGGTGAACGGCCGCTGCTGCTGGCACTGCGACTGGTGATGGCACTCCAGGAACGCCGGTCCGGCCCCGAAGACGACCGGATGGTCCCCCAGGCGCGGGCGGCCGTCGACCGGCATGACCAGGCGGCGATGGAGACACTGCTGCACACCGCTGTCACCCGTCACGCACCGATGACGATCCTGATCGATGATGCCCAGCACGCCGATCCCGGCTCCCTGGCCGCGCTCGGCCGGATCGACGCCCCCGGCGCCCGGCTGGTGATGTCGATCGTCCAGGACAGGGCACCGGGCGCCGACGCCACGACGACGGACACCCCTCTGCTCACCGGCGAGGACGTGCCACGCCCGGGTCCCGGCGGCGAAGGTCCCGGGACCTCAGGCCGTGAAGGTCTCGCCTGGATCATGGACGGGCAGGCCGACGTCGCGGGAGCCTCCGCCGTGGTCCTTCTCCCGCTGGGCGCCCTCGACACCGCCGCTCTGGTGGCGCGGTGGTTGCAGGCGAAGGCGGACACCGATTTCGTCCGGCAGGTGCGCGAGTTGACGCGTGGCGTCCCTGGAGCGGTGGAGTCCCTGCTCACCGCCTGGACGGCTCAGGACGTGATCCGGATCGCCGACGGCCACGCCTTCCTGGGATCGCGAGCCCCGATACCGGTCCTGCCCGACGACGACCGCTTCGTCACGGCCCTGGACCGGCTCGGCGAGCCCGCCGGCACGGTGGCTGCCGCGCTGAGCATTCTGGGACCGCTCGGCGGGCCGGCCCTTCGGCTGACCGCCCAGTGCACCGGCCTGTCCACGGATGCCGTCCACGACGGAGCCCGCCGCCTGACCGAGGCGGGCATCATCGACGAGGTGCCCGGACCCGACGCGACCACCGTGCGGGGCTGGACCTTCCGCCTCCCGCTGACCGCGCACACCCTCCGGGAACGGATGAGCCCGTTCCGGCGCAGCCGGCTCTCCGCCACCGCCGTCAAGGCCCTATGGGGGCACGCCGACGCGCAGCACGCCGGACCGACACCGGTCCTCCTCGACGGCACGGATGCCCTGGCCTACCGCGTGGACCGGATCGCGGACGCGCGCAGCCTGGTCGACCGGGAACGCGCGGTGGCCGAACTGACCGCCACCGCCCGGCAGATGCGGCCCGGCACCGATGACGACCGGGTCCTGCGCTGGCTGCGGGCCGCCCGTAACCTGACCGAACACGCCGACGCCCGCGACCTGGTCCTCCGGCAGTACGCCACCACCGCCTACCTGGCCTGCGACTACCCCACCGCACGAACCGCCGCCGAATCCCTGCTGCGCGACCCCGGACCAGCTCTGAGCGACCTCGACCTCCAGGAGACCGCCTGCCTGGTCGTGGCGGTCACGGCCAACCAGCGCGACTGGCCCGCCATGGCCCGGCTCGCCACCGCCCACTGGTGGAACGCACTGCCGATACCCGACCTGGCCAGGGTCACCGGACAGGCCCTGGCCCTGTGCCATCTCTCGCGATGGCAGGAGGCAGCCAACCTGCTCCAGCAGACCGAGCTGCTGTGGAGCACCAGCCTCCGTGCCCGTGCGGCGCCGGCCGTCTTCCACGCCATGGCCGAACTCGCGCTGGGCCGGCCGCGACGCTACCGGCGCGCCCTTGCCCTGGACGACGCCCCTCAGCTCCCTCCGGGCAAGGTGTACTCGCTGGCGAGCGGCATGTTCGACGATCTGCTCGCCGGCTACGACCTGAAGGCGGCCACCGCGCTGCTCAAGACCGCCGGGCTGACCGTGCAGATGCTGCCACCGCTCGGCCAGTTCCTCCACCATCACCTCACGGGCAGCTGGGACCAGGCACTGGAATCGGCCCGCCGGCTCCTGGCCGGCCGCGAGAACCAGTCCACACCCGTGTCGGACAGCTCGCTGCTCCCCGCACGAACAGCGGCCATCCTCCTCGCACAAGGCCGGCCCACCAGCGCCCTTCAGCTGGTTGAGGACATGCGCGGCCCGGACAGCAGCCCGCCGCAGTGCGCCCTGCACGCCTCGGAAGCAGACGCACTCATGGTCCTCGGCGACACGGACCGGGCCGAACTGACCCTGCGCAGCGCACTGGACAGCGCACACGCGCACGACCAGATCCATGGCACGGACGAACTGTGGGCCCAGCTCACCGAGGTGACCGCCCGGACGGGGAACAACCGAGAGGCGGCGGCCTGTCTGGACCACCTGACACGGATCTCCGACCGGACGGGCACCGACCGCTCCCGCCTGCTGCACCTGCTGGCCTCGGCCCGCGTCCTGCGGCACGAAGCCCCCGACACCGCCCGCCGCAACCTGCACGAGGCCGTGGACCTCGCCCGCCGGCGGGGCCTGCCGTTCGAGACGGCGACCACCCTGGTGACCGCCGCCACCACGGGCGCGGCCCCGGCCACGCTGCTGCACGAAGCGTACGAACTGTTCGGACAGACCGGCGCCACCCTCTGGCGCCACCACACCAGGACCGCCTTGCGCGAGGCAGGACTGACCGTCCCCGGCCGCAAGCAGGCCACCGCCGAGAACGACCACCTGCTCGCCACCCTCCTCACCGAACAGCTCACCACCCGCCAGATCGCCGCCGTCCTGCACCTGAGCGAGGACGCCGCCGCCCAACGCCTGTCACGCCTGTTCACCCGCACCGGCAAACGATCCCGCGCCGAACTCGTCACCGCCCTACTCACCGGCACCCTCTGA